TACGCAGTCAATTCTCTTGAGATTTTTAATATTTCTGGGGTTGTTAATCATAACTTACACGGCTTTCAAGCTCTTAATAGGGTTGATAGCGTCGTCGCTGGGCACGCTACTACTGTACGCTGGCTTAACAGAACTCAAAATGCCTGAAACCATAACACTACTACTAGTAGCACTACTTTTTCTGACCTCACTAATCCGGTACGTCGTAAAGAAGAAATAACGAGAGTCTAGATTTAGTCCTGGTTTAGTGAGTACTAGAAGTCTGGTAGCTCAACTAGGGTTTTCGCTCTCTCCACACTTTCTGCTAGTCTCTCTTGGTGTTTTTCAAGGAATTTCCTCAGCCTCTCAGCCGTCGCGAGCTTGCACTCACCACATAACATCGTGCCGGACCTACAGTCTTCGTAGATTTTCTTTAGTTTTTCGTCTTCCAACACTAAGTGTAGCTGGTTTAGCTCAAATACTGGACACTTGTCTGGCTCACCACCTAGCCTTCTCTGCTCTTCTGCTGTTGCTCTACCTCCCGTGAATGCCCTCATCAACTTACTTACTGACTCGCTGATCGGGTCTGTTAAAGCTATGAATGATTCAGGTCTTGAGGAACTCATCTTACCTCCCGTGAGTCCAGACACGAACTTGTGGTATGTTGAGGCAGGTCTCGTGAACCCCAGTTCCTCACTAAATCTATCAGCTATGTCTCTAGTTAGTCTTAAGTGCGGGTCTTGATCTAGCCCTACCGGAACTAAAACTGTCTTGAATCCGCCGAAGTGCGGCAGTTCCGGGTGCAGAATATCTGCTGCTTGAGTTAATACAGCCATTATCTTAGCTGGTTCTAGGTCCTCCCCATATATAGCTACTAACTCAGCCATAGTTACTTTCTTAGCAAATAACTGGATTAGCCTGTAGTATTCTTTCCTGTAGTTAGACTGGAAGTATATGTGAAGTCTCTTCGTGTCTAGCCCCAAAGCTAGGTAGTTAGCTACGTACTCGTTTAGAGCAAAGCTAATTACCTCCTCTCTACTGAGTCTCCTGACTCCGTAAGCTTCTACGTCAGCTATAGCTAAGAAGATCTCAGCACCTAAGCTCTG
This DNA window, taken from Zestosphaera sp., encodes the following:
- a CDS encoding tryptophan--tRNA ligase is translated as MPIVEFRIDPWSSEGLRDYEKLFTYFGVRPFSEVVHKLESFGPLPLPIRRGAVVGHRDFEKVLDALKSNSGFALLTGLMPSGKMHLGHKMLIDQVIYYQSLGAEIFLAIADVEAYGVRRLSREEVISFALNEYVANYLALGLDTKRLHIYFQSNYRKEYYRLIQLFAKKVTMAELVAIYGEDLEPAKIMAVLTQAADILHPELPHFGGFKTVLVPVGLDQDPHLRLTRDIADRFSEELGFTRPASTYHKFVSGLTGGKMSSSRPESFIALTDPISESVSKLMRAFTGGRATAEEQRRLGGEPDKCPVFELNQLHLVLEDEKLKKIYEDCRSGTMLCGECKLATAERLRKFLEKHQERLAESVERAKTLVELPDF